In Cryptomeria japonica chromosome 10, Sugi_1.0, whole genome shotgun sequence, a genomic segment contains:
- the LOC131858972 gene encoding uncharacterized protein LOC131858972 produces the protein MAKLLKAVKSGDSKTRTDLPMYEGKMDDEILLDWFSALENYFDCEDVEDKYKVKIAKSRMKGHALLWWDNLQANRGKKGLPKITSWQRMMDKMKKKFLPDDYKVQLYKKMQGLKQKDMDVQKYTEEFHKLDIRAAHDEDVEEKVARYLGGLRYNIQDEMTMATTKTLEECYKLAMKAEDKLKRRQERQGGRRGQTNRGRGGRFQESQEPNDKGKEQVVDQKNGQRGGGRFGAGRSFQGKCYKCGEEGHPFYKCPEKENYVNKTDKRVNLTQGEDYKQQDEEEGTSKAYLEVGECLMMGKAPMQQQEKPKVSIFRTNCKSHGKVCRMIIDSGSFYNLVSYEMVNKWKLQKFPLDRPYRASWVSNEQNIYIREQTYVDFSIGGYSDRVLCDVVPMTCCHIILGRPWQVSRRTIHYGFENVYKVHNDGKSFTLQPLPNDVNEGERIIVFGTKTYVDLQGQKMHESEVSDLKQKSSLLVVKTEVLDSKCKRTMGQQTMMKDGVMVGTLWCPIVSPLRGDQGMSTKDSNRGHSDPNMQMER, from the coding sequence atggcaaagttgctcaaagcAGTCAAAAGTGGAGACTCAAAGACAAGAACTGATCTACCAATGTATGAAGGTAAGATGGATGATGAAATTTTACTTGATTGGTTTAGTGCTCTTGAAAATTACTTTGATTGTGAAGATGTAGAAGATAAGTACAAGGTTAAGATTGCTAAGTCTAGGATGAAGGGCCATGCATTGTTGTGGTGGGATAACTTGCAGGCAAATAGAGGAAAGAAAGGATTGCCTAAGATCACCTCATGGCAAAggatgatggacaagatgaagaaaAAGTTCCTTCCAGATGATTATAAGGTGCAATTGTACAAAAAGATGCAAGGGCTGAAGCAAAAGGACATGGATGTTCAAAAGTATACTGAAGAATTTCACAAGTTAGATATCAGGGCAGCACATGATGAAGATGTGGAAGAGAAGGTAGCAAGGTATCTTGGGGGTTTGAGGTATAACATCCAGGATGAAATGACAATGGCTACAACAAAAACTTTAGAAGAATGTTACAAACTAGCCATGAAGGCTGAGGACAAGTTGAAGAGAAGACAAGAAAGGCAAGGTGgtagaagaggacaaacaaatagaggtagaggaggaagattCCAAGAGAGTCAAGAACCAAATGACAAGGGTAAGGAACAAGTTGTAGATCAGAAGAATGGACAAAGAGGAGGTGGCAGATTTGGGGCAGGAAGAAGCTTCCAAGGAAAGTGCTACAAGTGTGGGGAGGAAGGACATCCTTTCTACAAGTGTCCAGAGAAAGAGAACTATGTAAATAAGACTGATAAAAGAGTGAATTTGACACAAGGGGAAGACTACAAACAACAAGATGAGGAAGAAGGAACCTCAAAGGCATATCTTGAAGTTGGAGAGTGTCTCATGATGGGGAAAGCACCTATGCAGCAGCAAGAGAAGCCCAAGGTATCAATCTTTAGGACCAATTGTAAAAGTCATGGTAAAGTTTGTAGGATGATTATAGATTCTGGTTCTTTTtataatttggtgtcttatgaaatggtaaacaaaTGGAAGTTACAAAAATTTCCTCTTGATAGACCATATAGGGCATCTTGGGTCAGCAATGAACAAAACATTTACATTAGGGAACAAACTTATGTTGATTTCTCCATTGGGGGATATAGTGATAGAGTTTTATGTGATGTGGTTCCTATGACATGTTGTCATATCATTCTTGGGAGACCATGGCAAGTGTCTCGTAGAACAATCCATTATGGTTTTGAAAATGTGTATAAGGTGCATAACGATGGAAAATCTTTCACTCTTCAGCCCCTTCCTAATGATGTTAATGAAGGAGAAAGGATAATAGTTTTTGGCACAAAGACATATGTTGATTTGCAGGGGCAGAAGATGCATGAGTCAGAGGTATCAGACCTGAAGCAAAAATCCTCATTATTGGTTGTGAAAACTGAAGTTCTTGACAGCAAATGCAAGAGGACTATGGGGCAGCAGACTATGATGAAAGATGGGGTGATGGTGGGCACTTTGTGGTGTCCTATTGTGTCACCATTGAGGGGTGATCAAGGCATGTCCACGAAGGACAGTAATAGGGGTCATTCTGATCCTAATATGCAGATGGAAAGATAG